A genomic segment from Cryptosporangium minutisporangium encodes:
- a CDS encoding arginine deiminase, with protein sequence MTRTRLGVHSEVGRLRQAILHRPALELDRLTPDNCDDLLFDDVLWPAKARTEHDAFVQVLRDHGVTVHLFGELLAETLHSAEAKAFVLERVCTVQRLGTALAASVRALAEDMAPATLAELLIGGITRADLSPLHAGGLRWQTLGLDDFVIPPLPNTLFQRDNSAWIYGGVTINPMAMAARRRESIHSRAVYRYHPLFREATFPIYYGDDDVDHQPATLEGGDIHVLGRGAVLIGMGERTTPQGVEILARSLFRAGQASRVIAVELPKSHALMHLDTVLTMVDTDTFLRYPGLAPETLRHWSITPASADEIVEQNNGGLAVEQRDDLFGTIADALGIDRPRVLCVDADGRAAAREQWDDADNVLALEPGVVVGYERNTVTNTMLAENGIKVLPIPSGELGRGRGGARCMSCPIEREGI encoded by the coding sequence ATGACCCGCACCCGCTTGGGCGTCCACTCCGAGGTCGGCCGGCTGCGCCAGGCGATCCTGCACCGCCCTGCGCTGGAGCTCGACCGGCTGACCCCGGACAACTGCGACGATCTGCTCTTCGACGACGTGCTGTGGCCGGCCAAGGCCCGCACCGAGCACGACGCATTCGTCCAGGTACTGCGTGACCACGGCGTCACCGTCCATCTGTTCGGCGAGCTGCTCGCCGAGACGCTGCACTCGGCCGAAGCCAAGGCGTTCGTCCTGGAGCGGGTCTGCACCGTGCAGCGCCTCGGGACGGCGCTGGCCGCGTCGGTCCGCGCGCTCGCCGAAGACATGGCACCGGCGACGCTCGCCGAGTTGCTCATCGGCGGCATCACCCGGGCCGACCTCTCGCCGCTGCACGCCGGTGGGCTGCGCTGGCAGACACTCGGGCTGGACGACTTCGTGATCCCGCCCTTACCCAACACGTTGTTCCAGCGGGACAACTCCGCCTGGATCTACGGCGGCGTGACGATCAACCCGATGGCGATGGCTGCGCGTCGGCGGGAGTCCATCCACAGCCGCGCTGTCTACCGGTACCATCCGCTGTTCCGCGAGGCGACGTTCCCGATCTACTACGGTGACGACGACGTCGATCACCAGCCGGCCACCCTGGAGGGCGGTGACATCCACGTCCTCGGCCGCGGCGCGGTCCTGATCGGAATGGGCGAGCGGACCACACCGCAGGGAGTCGAGATCCTGGCCCGGTCGCTGTTCCGCGCCGGGCAGGCCTCCCGGGTGATCGCCGTGGAGCTGCCGAAGTCGCACGCGCTGATGCACCTCGACACCGTGCTGACGATGGTCGACACCGACACGTTCCTCCGCTACCCCGGTCTGGCACCGGAGACGTTGCGGCACTGGTCGATCACCCCGGCGTCCGCCGACGAGATCGTCGAGCAGAACAACGGCGGGCTCGCGGTCGAGCAGCGCGACGACCTGTTCGGCACCATCGCCGACGCGCTCGGCATCGACCGTCCCCGAGTCCTCTGCGTCGACGCGGACGGCCGCGCAGCCGCCCGGGAGCAGTGGGACGACGCCGACAACGTCCTCGCGCTCGAACCCGGCGTCGTCGTCGGCTACGAGCGCAACACCGTCACCAACACGATGCTCGCCGAGAACGGGATCAAGGTCCTGCCGATCCCCAGCGGCGAGCTCGGCCGCGGACGCGGCGGCGCCCGCTGCATGTCCTGCCCCATCGAGCGAGAGGGAATCTGA
- a CDS encoding CBS domain-containing protein, whose amino-acid sequence MRHRTVRDVMTTDVVTVRVGTPAKDVAEQLDRHRISGVPVLDEAGHVAGVVTATDLLHKITYQEDGDEWPRFLRRHRVDREKAHGTTANDLMTSPATTIGPDASIVEAATVLESGGVKRLPVVDVVGALVGIVSRADLVKVFTRPDHQIRDEIVTDVVERALLLPPAAITVDVTEGVVTLRGHLERRSEAVLAAALARRVDGVVRVVDELGYLNDDTRYVYA is encoded by the coding sequence ATGAGGCACCGTACGGTTCGCGACGTGATGACCACCGACGTCGTCACCGTCCGGGTCGGCACGCCGGCCAAGGACGTCGCGGAGCAGCTGGACCGCCACCGGATCAGCGGCGTCCCCGTCCTTGACGAGGCCGGACACGTGGCCGGCGTGGTGACCGCCACCGACCTGCTGCACAAGATCACCTATCAGGAGGACGGCGACGAGTGGCCGCGGTTCCTCCGCCGCCACCGGGTCGACCGGGAGAAGGCCCACGGCACCACGGCCAACGACCTGATGACGTCGCCGGCCACGACGATCGGACCGGACGCCTCGATCGTCGAGGCGGCGACCGTGCTCGAAAGTGGCGGCGTCAAGCGGCTACCGGTCGTGGACGTCGTCGGCGCGCTGGTCGGGATCGTCAGCCGGGCAGATCTGGTTAAGGTCTTCACCCGCCCGGATCACCAGATCCGCGACGAGATCGTGACCGACGTGGTGGAGCGCGCGCTCCTCCTGCCGCCGGCGGCGATCACCGTCGACGTCACCGAGGGAGTGGTGACGCTGCGCGGGCACCTGGAGCGCCGGAGCGAAGCCGTGCTCGCCGCCGCGCTGGCCCGACGCGTGGACGGTGTTGTCCGAGTGGTGGACGAGCTCGGTTACCTCAACGACGACACTCGCTACGTCTACGCGTGA
- a CDS encoding APC family permease: MTTTSVRGQRSSGPRAAAPRARALGPMSATALVVGSIVGTGVFTMPAVMAGAGTSSLLVLAVISAGALLLGVLFGQLTKRVPNSDGGVYAYARHEFGDFAGYLTAWCYWITAWAGNAAIVSSWVLYVESLFGIENPSAWTNLGIALVGLWIPAVVNLIGVKQTAWVQNVTVVLKFVPLILVGVVGWFFVEAANFGPFNASGGSLYDGISIAAGVALFSFIGVECAAIAAGRVKNPERNVGRASVLGTAASALLYLLVTAAVMGLVSHSALVDNGAPFVDAFQTMFGDAAWVGKVVAATAVISGLGALNGWTLVTAEMPWAAAKDDLFPPQFAKTNHDGAPWFGIVVSTVLASALMGFAYSGNTGLTVFTYLVSLSVVTVAIPYFFAACAQLAYLVSRRRKVAGWALARDLTIVVASALFSLWVAAAAGYAAVYQTMIALLIGIPIYAFLKARRERLGTIPQPRDAGAPLEPPAVELIDDPPANVPDTPAALTDDTSGATR, from the coding sequence ATGACAACCACATCGGTTCGAGGCCAACGTTCATCCGGTCCACGGGCGGCCGCACCGCGCGCCCGGGCGCTCGGGCCGATGTCGGCGACCGCACTGGTCGTCGGCAGCATCGTCGGCACGGGCGTCTTCACGATGCCGGCGGTGATGGCCGGCGCCGGGACCAGTTCCTTACTCGTGCTGGCCGTGATCTCCGCCGGAGCCTTATTACTCGGCGTGCTCTTCGGCCAGCTGACCAAGCGGGTGCCGAACAGCGACGGCGGGGTCTACGCGTACGCCCGCCACGAGTTCGGCGACTTCGCCGGCTACCTGACCGCCTGGTGCTACTGGATCACTGCCTGGGCCGGGAACGCCGCGATCGTCTCCTCCTGGGTGCTTTACGTGGAATCGTTGTTCGGCATCGAGAACCCGAGCGCCTGGACCAACCTCGGCATCGCGCTCGTCGGTCTGTGGATCCCGGCCGTGGTCAACCTGATCGGCGTCAAGCAGACGGCCTGGGTGCAGAACGTCACGGTTGTCTTGAAGTTCGTGCCGCTCATCCTGGTCGGAGTCGTCGGCTGGTTCTTCGTCGAAGCCGCCAACTTCGGACCGTTCAACGCCTCCGGCGGCAGCCTCTACGACGGCATCAGTATCGCCGCCGGTGTCGCGCTGTTCTCGTTCATCGGCGTGGAGTGCGCCGCGATCGCCGCCGGCCGGGTCAAGAACCCGGAGCGCAACGTGGGCCGCGCCTCGGTGCTCGGCACCGCCGCCAGCGCGCTGCTGTACCTGCTCGTCACCGCCGCCGTCATGGGCCTGGTCTCGCACAGTGCGCTGGTCGACAACGGTGCTCCGTTCGTCGACGCGTTCCAGACGATGTTCGGCGACGCCGCCTGGGTCGGCAAGGTGGTCGCCGCCACCGCGGTGATCTCGGGGCTCGGCGCGCTCAACGGCTGGACGCTGGTCACCGCCGAGATGCCCTGGGCCGCCGCGAAGGACGACCTGTTCCCACCCCAGTTCGCCAAGACCAACCACGACGGCGCGCCCTGGTTCGGCATCGTCGTCTCGACCGTGCTCGCCTCGGCGCTGATGGGCTTCGCCTACAGCGGCAACACCGGCCTGACCGTGTTCACCTACCTGGTCAGCCTGTCGGTGGTCACGGTCGCGATCCCGTACTTCTTCGCCGCCTGCGCGCAACTGGCCTACCTGGTCTCGCGTCGCCGCAAGGTCGCCGGCTGGGCTCTGGCCCGGGACCTGACGATCGTCGTCGCGAGCGCGCTGTTCTCGCTCTGGGTCGCCGCTGCGGCCGGTTACGCAGCCGTCTACCAGACGATGATCGCGCTGCTGATCGGCATCCCGATCTACGCGTTCCTCAAGGCCCGCCGCGAGCGCCTCGGCACCATCCCGCAACCCCGCGACGCGGGCGCACCGCTCGAGCCACCCGCCGTCGAGCTGATCGACGATCCCCCGGCGAACGTCCCGGACACCCCGGCCGCGCTCACCGACGACACCTCCGGAGCGACACGATGA
- a CDS encoding Rv1733c family protein — protein MRRRPTTSRCRRLARRLGLTRNPLCRRADRLEGALLLATPVVVLLALGSGVLFGVGGYQDDVAWAEEARRGRTLVPVVLQADTPTATDARTPLGPGVRAMWTLPDGRHRTGRVYPLTAAKAGQTVEVWMDSSGWPLAPQHSRTDFVVGGVVDGAVAALVLGSVAGAVLLSIREHLDRVRIDSWNAEWSVVEPQWSNRR, from the coding sequence ATGAGGCGTCGCCCCACCACCTCGCGGTGTCGTCGACTCGCCCGGCGGCTCGGTCTCACGCGGAACCCGCTCTGTCGGCGGGCCGACCGTCTCGAAGGCGCTCTGCTGCTCGCGACGCCGGTTGTCGTTCTGCTGGCGCTCGGCTCGGGCGTGCTGTTCGGCGTCGGAGGCTATCAGGACGACGTCGCCTGGGCCGAGGAGGCACGCCGCGGCCGGACGCTGGTGCCGGTGGTGCTGCAAGCCGACACCCCCACGGCGACCGACGCCCGGACCCCACTCGGACCGGGCGTCCGAGCAATGTGGACGCTCCCGGACGGACGCCACCGCACCGGTCGGGTTTACCCGCTCACCGCAGCGAAGGCCGGTCAGACCGTCGAGGTCTGGATGGATTCGTCCGGCTGGCCGCTCGCGCCGCAACACAGCCGGACGGACTTCGTGGTCGGCGGTGTCGTCGACGGCGCGGTGGCAGCACTTGTCCTCGGCTCGGTCGCGGGGGCCGTGCTGCTCAGCATCCGTGAGCACCTGGACCGGGTACGGATCGACTCCTGGAACGCCGAGTGGTCCGTCGTCGAACCGCAGTGGAGCAACCGCCGCTGA
- a CDS encoding DUF4389 domain-containing protein — translation MRPRQTVLLVLGIVAVAATLGLLAIGAPLLWAHGTQRDDAGYYTLQSERLATPTYAVSSERIEVFADVHGGRWDRVVDQLGTVRISVDDLTGKNVFVGIARTSDVTAYLGTASYDVVSDLSGGQPLYQRHDGAGAPAGTPAEQPFWVASADGAGRQTMTWDVRRGDWTLVVMNADATPGIDVAARAGVRTDALGPVGAGFLGAAAVTGLVAALLLAGAVVGLTHDPGPASGSGPAPGSSPVAASGAPTGLGRSRTAAPTYPVRVDARLEEPLNRWLWLVKWILVIPHLIVLAFLWLAFGALTVVAGISILLTGRYPHGVFAFNVGVLRWHWRVAYYALTLGTDRYPPFTLGAAPDYPATLSIPYPEQLSRPLVLVKWWLLALPHYLVIALFGGTSWWAVNGDDRLAYNLGLVGILALVAGVTLAVTRRYPTAVFDFILGMQRWTLRVAAYAALMRDEYPPFRLDLGGTDPGDRPSPPPPAPAPAAGDDELARI, via the coding sequence ATGCGTCCCCGACAAACCGTACTTCTGGTGCTCGGGATCGTCGCGGTCGCCGCGACGCTCGGGCTCCTCGCGATCGGTGCCCCGTTGCTGTGGGCGCACGGCACGCAGCGCGACGACGCCGGCTACTACACCCTGCAGTCCGAGCGTCTGGCGACACCGACCTACGCGGTTTCCTCCGAGCGGATCGAGGTCTTCGCCGACGTGCACGGGGGCCGCTGGGACCGGGTGGTCGACCAGCTCGGCACGGTGCGGATCAGCGTCGACGACTTGACGGGCAAGAACGTGTTCGTCGGGATCGCCCGCACGTCGGACGTGACCGCGTACCTCGGCACGGCGTCCTACGACGTGGTGTCCGATCTATCCGGTGGTCAGCCGCTCTACCAGCGCCACGACGGCGCCGGCGCGCCCGCCGGAACCCCGGCCGAGCAACCGTTCTGGGTGGCGTCCGCGGACGGCGCCGGGCGGCAGACGATGACCTGGGACGTGCGGCGTGGTGACTGGACGCTCGTGGTGATGAACGCGGACGCGACGCCCGGCATCGACGTCGCTGCTCGCGCTGGTGTCCGCACCGACGCGCTCGGTCCGGTCGGCGCCGGATTCCTGGGCGCGGCTGCGGTCACCGGGCTCGTGGCCGCCCTGCTGCTCGCCGGCGCGGTGGTGGGCCTGACCCACGACCCCGGTCCGGCGTCGGGCTCCGGCCCAGCACCAGGGTCGAGCCCGGTGGCGGCCTCCGGCGCGCCGACCGGACTCGGGCGGTCGCGAACGGCTGCGCCGACGTACCCGGTGCGCGTCGACGCCCGGCTGGAGGAGCCGCTGAATCGCTGGCTCTGGCTGGTGAAGTGGATCTTGGTGATCCCGCACCTGATCGTGCTGGCCTTCCTCTGGCTCGCCTTCGGTGCGCTCACCGTGGTGGCCGGGATCAGCATCCTCCTGACCGGGCGGTATCCGCACGGGGTCTTCGCGTTCAACGTCGGCGTACTCCGCTGGCACTGGCGCGTCGCGTACTACGCCCTGACGCTGGGCACCGACCGGTATCCGCCGTTCACCCTCGGTGCCGCGCCGGACTACCCGGCGACGCTGTCGATTCCCTACCCCGAGCAACTGTCCCGGCCGTTGGTCCTGGTGAAGTGGTGGCTGCTGGCGTTGCCGCACTACCTGGTGATCGCGCTGTTCGGCGGGACGAGTTGGTGGGCGGTGAACGGCGACGACCGGCTCGCGTACAACCTGGGTCTGGTCGGCATCCTCGCCCTGGTGGCCGGCGTGACGCTGGCGGTCACCCGCCGCTACCCGACCGCGGTGTTCGACTTCATCCTCGGCATGCAGCGCTGGACGCTGCGGGTGGCGGCCTACGCCGCGCTGATGCGGGACGAGTACCCGCCGTTCCGCCTCGATCTGGGTGGCACCGATCCGGGGGATCGCCCGTCGCCGCCGCCCCCGGCGCCCGCCCCGGCGGCCGGAGACGACGAGTTGGCACGTATCTGA
- a CDS encoding wax ester/triacylglycerol synthase domain-containing protein, whose amino-acid sequence MRDSRFARLRAADVINLAAEVPGVPMHMTAVATLDGDTLVDADGHLRMGAIRRTIEHGLAAAPRLRQVLHSPGVLAGPPLWIDRDGFDIRLHVREAALPAPGDEQALLDLAARLMVEPFDRSRPLWRMWFVTGLPDGRVGLVVVLHHVVADGLAGIGLVLALLDRPLCPDTDQPRSPDAEHPRIGAHPSWWALARDHAGTTLGGGRRVVTALRPGTLAGVRGVVRTLTTRSTGPRPASLNRPVGPRRHVGVVRLDLADAKRVAHAHGGTVNDLILGLAAGGLRALLGERGEPVDRLVVRASVAVSLRSAGAPTDAGNQTGAFLVDLPVGAHAAAERLRQVSVRTSAAKAAQPSEGATTFFAALSRVGVARWFSVRQHVVNLVESDLIGPSAPMGLLGAPVRELVPIGSLAGNVPVSVLALSYAGRLVVAVQTDTDAVPDADVLLDAVRRDWDALRRSGAPGAA is encoded by the coding sequence ATGCGCGACAGCCGATTCGCGCGGCTCCGGGCGGCGGACGTGATCAACCTCGCGGCAGAGGTGCCCGGTGTGCCGATGCACATGACCGCGGTGGCGACGCTGGACGGTGACACGCTGGTCGACGCCGACGGGCACCTCCGGATGGGCGCGATCCGGCGGACGATCGAGCACGGCCTCGCGGCGGCGCCGCGGCTGCGGCAGGTGCTGCACAGTCCCGGCGTCCTCGCGGGACCGCCGCTCTGGATCGACCGCGACGGGTTCGACATCCGGTTACACGTCCGCGAGGCGGCGCTGCCGGCGCCCGGAGACGAGCAGGCGCTGCTGGATCTCGCGGCGCGGCTGATGGTCGAACCGTTCGATCGCTCGCGGCCGCTCTGGCGGATGTGGTTCGTGACCGGGCTGCCCGACGGGCGGGTCGGGCTGGTCGTCGTGCTGCACCACGTCGTCGCCGACGGCCTCGCCGGGATCGGACTGGTACTCGCACTGCTCGACCGTCCCCTGTGCCCGGATACCGATCAGCCCCGATCGCCGGACGCGGAGCATCCGCGGATCGGGGCGCACCCGTCGTGGTGGGCCCTCGCGCGCGACCACGCTGGGACGACGCTCGGAGGCGGGCGGCGGGTCGTCACCGCACTCCGTCCGGGCACTCTGGCCGGGGTCCGCGGTGTCGTACGCACGCTGACCACCCGGTCGACCGGTCCGCGTCCGGCCTCGCTGAACCGCCCGGTCGGGCCGCGTCGGCACGTCGGCGTCGTCCGCCTCGACCTCGCGGACGCCAAGCGCGTCGCGCATGCACACGGCGGAACCGTCAACGACCTGATCCTCGGGCTCGCCGCCGGCGGTCTGCGGGCGCTGCTGGGGGAGCGGGGGGAACCCGTCGACCGGCTCGTCGTCCGCGCGTCGGTCGCGGTGTCGCTGCGTTCCGCCGGGGCACCGACCGACGCGGGTAACCAGACCGGCGCGTTCCTCGTCGATCTCCCGGTCGGCGCACACGCTGCGGCGGAGCGGCTCCGGCAGGTGAGCGTACGGACCTCCGCGGCCAAGGCCGCACAGCCGTCGGAGGGGGCCACCACGTTCTTCGCGGCGCTCTCCCGCGTCGGGGTGGCGCGGTGGTTCAGCGTCCGCCAGCACGTGGTGAACCTCGTGGAGAGCGATCTGATCGGCCCATCGGCTCCGATGGGTCTGCTCGGCGCGCCGGTCCGGGAGCTGGTGCCGATCGGATCGCTGGCCGGCAACGTGCCGGTGTCGGTGCTCGCGCTCTCCTACGCGGGTCGTTTGGTCGTCGCGGTGCAGACCGACACCGACGCGGTCCCGGACGCGGACGTCCTCCTCGACGCGGTGCGCCGCGACTGGGACGCCCTGCGGCGGAGCGGGGCGCCCGGAGCAGCGTGA
- a CDS encoding universal stress protein, translating into MIGDGAQQKPDESGRRVVVGVDGSPGATRALDWAAREARARGVLLHVVVAESAPPGMPSPGHPVLDQALARCAQREFPQLVTGAVRQDSPATALLREAADAELLVVGRSGRGGQAGTHLGSVPASVLRYAPCDVAVVAGSPTGGPPHWTGDVLAGIDGSVHDRAVLDAAFAAARARSGRLMVVHAPGARAGRWDPPSDARALLDAAIAGGVPRYPDVEVAGRVVEDGPIHALDALSAGAALLVIGAVGRDSLPGQLLGSVPRALAGRIACPVLVVRDRVRAPNDGQGLGPGPEGLSGLGRGAR; encoded by the coding sequence GTGATCGGTGACGGTGCGCAGCAGAAGCCGGACGAGAGCGGGCGCCGTGTCGTCGTGGGAGTCGACGGTTCACCGGGCGCCACCCGCGCGCTCGACTGGGCCGCGCGGGAGGCGCGAGCACGCGGCGTTCTGTTGCACGTGGTCGTCGCGGAATCCGCGCCGCCCGGCATGCCTTCGCCCGGACATCCGGTACTCGACCAGGCGCTGGCTCGGTGCGCGCAGCGCGAGTTCCCACAGCTAGTGACCGGCGCGGTCCGGCAGGACTCCCCGGCCACCGCGCTGCTCCGCGAGGCCGCCGACGCCGAACTGCTCGTCGTCGGACGGAGCGGCCGTGGTGGTCAGGCCGGCACTCATCTGGGATCGGTCCCGGCGTCGGTCCTCCGCTACGCGCCGTGCGACGTGGCGGTGGTGGCCGGTAGCCCGACCGGTGGGCCGCCGCACTGGACCGGCGACGTCCTGGCCGGGATCGACGGTTCGGTTCACGACCGCGCGGTCCTCGACGCGGCGTTTGCCGCCGCGAGGGCGCGCAGTGGTCGCCTGATGGTGGTGCACGCGCCCGGCGCCAGGGCTGGGCGGTGGGATCCGCCGAGTGATGCCCGGGCCCTCCTCGACGCGGCGATCGCCGGGGGCGTGCCGCGCTACCCGGACGTGGAGGTCGCCGGGCGGGTGGTCGAGGACGGGCCGATCCATGCGCTGGACGCCCTGTCCGCCGGCGCCGCGTTGCTGGTGATCGGTGCGGTGGGACGGGACAGCCTGCCCGGGCAGCTGCTCGGGTCGGTGCCGCGCGCGTTGGCGGGGCGGATCGCGTGCCCGGTGCTGGTGGTCCGCGACCGCGTCCGGGCGCCGAACGACGGACAGGGCCTTGGTCCCGGGCCCGAGGGTCTTTCCGGCCTGGGGCGCGGCGCCCGGTAA